In the Helianthus annuus cultivar XRQ/B chromosome 11, HanXRQr2.0-SUNRISE, whole genome shotgun sequence genome, one interval contains:
- the LOC110889569 gene encoding probable protein phosphatase 2C 23: protein MGNGVGKLTICFTGNDVVHRRKDTSVIISDPLDDLGHSFCYIRPDPTCISSSKVHSAEETTFRSISGAAVSANTATPLSTDIYSYNAIDNKASAFESSTSFASIPLQPLPRNCVNSDPLSGHVQFSGPVERGFLSGPIERGFQSGPLFLTTLSGSLEKGSQEQEFQRSYSQGGFGLKQRLRKQSLIRLIQRAISRTFVSVGQNQNSVVAPVAKSVVSLKQHDWTGGNSEKTNELTISSANLSSESSFLDDDECFNHSQNLQWAQGKAGEDRVQVVVSEKLGWVFVGIYDGFNGPDAPDFLLSNLYQSVYKELKGLLWDDEDNTKLNSSNSSSSVQSLDSLDSHVDDQRETNRFSSPNSVDLQESYPSGTEDLKGSRRKRSKNSKGRNRVSENQRWWKCEFDRERLELDRRLKEYSNSNGPDSNHSEVLKALSRGLKKTEDSFLDIADQMLDENPELALMGSCVLVMLMKGEDVYVMNVGDSRAVLAQKPEPDLFRQDLERINEETLYDLEDSSADNGAINPSLTACQLSVDHSTSVAEEVQRIKTEHVDDSCAVVNDRVKGSLKVTRAFGAGFLKKPKWNNALLEMFRIDYVGTSSYINCNPYLHHHKLGPRDQFLILSSDGLYQYFTNEEAVSEVELFIQWSPEGDPAQHLVEEVLFRAAKKADMDFHELLEIPQGDRRRYHDDVSVIVISLEGRIWRSSV, encoded by the exons ATGGGAAATGGTGTAGGGAAGCTTACGATATGTTTCACCGGAAACGACGTCGTTCACCGGCGAAAAGACACTTCGGTTATCATATCCGACCCGTTAGATGATCTGGGTCACTCTTTTTGCTACATTAGACCCGACCCGACTTGTATTTCTTCATCGAAAGTTCATTCGGCCGAAGAAACAACTTTCCGGTCAATCTCCGGCGCCGCCGTCTCCGCCAACACCGCCACCCCCCTCTCAACTGACATATACTCGTATAACGCGATTGATAACAAAGCATCGGCTTTTGAAAGCTCGACGTCTTTTGCTTCAATCCCTCTTCAACCGCTGCCCAGGAACTGTGTTAACTCTGACCCGTTATCGGGTCATGTTCAGTTCTCGGGCCCGGTTGAACGAGGGTTTCTATCGGGCCCAATTGAACGCGGGTTTCAATCAGGCCCACTGTTCCTGACTACCCTCTCAGGCTCCCTGGAAAAGGGTAGTCAGGAACAGGAGTTTCAGCGAAGTTATTCGCAAGGGGGGTTTGGGTTAAAACAAAGGTTGAGAAAACAGTCGTTGATTCGGCTTATCCAACGGGCCATTTCGAGGACTTTTGTTTCCGTTGGACAGAACCAGAACTCGGTTGTTGCACCGGTTGCTAAGAGTGTTGTTTCATTGAAACAACACGATTGGACTGGTGGGAATTCGGAGAAAACGAATGAGTTAACGATTAGTAGTGCGAATTTGAGCAGTGAAAGTAGTTTTTTAGATGATGATGAGTGTTTTAATCATAGTCAGAATCTTCAATGGGCTCAAGGGAAAGCAGGGGAAGATCGGGTTCAAGTGGTAGTATCCGAAAAACTCGGGTGGGTTTTCGTCGGGATTTATGATGGATTTAACGGTCCGGATGCACCCGATTTCTTGTTGTCGAATTTGTATCAATCGGTTTATAAGGAGCTCAAAGGATTGTTATGGGATGATGAGGATAATACTAAACTTAACTCGTCGAATTCGAGTTCTTCGGTGCAGTCTTTGGATAGTTTGGATTCTCATGTAGATGATCAACGTGAAACAAATCGATTTTCAAGCCCAAACTCTGTCGATTTGCAAGAAAGTTACCCGTCGGGGACAGAGGACTTAAAGGGCTCGCGGAGGAAGAGGAGCAAGAATTCCAAGGGTAGGAATCGGGTTTCGGAGAATCAGCGATGGTGGAAGTGTGAATTCGATCGCGAAAGGTTAGAATTGGATCGGAGATTAAAAGAATATTCGAACTCAAACGGGCCCGATTCGAACCATTCGGAGGTTTTGAAAGCATTATCGCGAGGATTAAAGAAAACCGAGGACTCGTTTTTGGATATCGCAGACCAGATGCTCGACGAAAATCCCGAACTAGCTTTAATGGGTTCGTGTGTTCTTGTTATGTTGATGAAAGGAGAAGATGTTTACGTGATGAATGTTGGTGATAGTCGCGCAGTTTTAGCTCAAAAACCCGAGCCTGATCTCTTTAGGCAAGATCTCGAACGGATAAACGAAGAGACTTTATACGATCTTGAGGATTCGAGTGCTGATAATGGTGCGATAAATCCCAGCCTAACCGCGTGTCAGCTTAGCGTTGATCATAGTACCTCAGTCGCCGAG GAagttcaaagaataaaaaccgaACACGTGGATGATTCTTGTGCGGTTGTGAACGATCGCGTTAAAGGCTCGCTAAAGGTCACTCGCGCTTTTGGTGCTGGTTTCCTTAAGAAG CCCAAATGGAACAATGCATTACTAGAAATGTTTCGAATCGACTACGTAGGAACTTCGTCGTACATAAATTGTAACCCATATCTTCACCATCACAAACTCGGCCCGAGAGACCAGTTCTTGATATTATCCTCGGACGGGTTATACCAATACTTCACAAACGAGGAAGCGGTTTCAGAAGTTGAACTCTTCATTCAATGGTCACCCGAAGGGGACCCCGCTCAACATTTAGTCGAGGAAGTACTGTTTCGGGCCGCCAAGAAAGCTG ATATGGATTTTCACGAGTTGCTAGAGATACCACAAGGGGACCGAAGGCGTTACCATGATGACGTTTCGGTTATCGTCATTTCACTCGAAGGAAGGATATGGAGATCGAGCGTGTAA